One stretch of Cohnella algarum DNA includes these proteins:
- a CDS encoding NAD(P)H-hydrate dehydratase, producing MYLVTSKEMRDIDRYAIDVIGIPSLVLMENAGRAIAEEAIRLAEAEGARGRRPRWLVLAGKGNNGGDGVVCARRLNEQGWETLIVYAEAPEGFKGEAAVQRDIADRLRLPSAVYEPGKLEWDRFDGIVDALLGTGATGEPREPYASLIREANASGLPIVAADIPSGLNADTGEANEPCIRAAVTVALAMAKRGLRLQPGAETAGTVVVRPIGIPGDAAARQGVRTFELNEETLRRKFALSGVPPVRAADSHKGTYGHVLAVAGSRRMSGAGLLCAKAALRAGCGLLTWAVPEALALPLAGALPEAMIRGIADGGSGEWGGADADDALLAAAGKQAVVIGPGLGRWEGDTGWLRRWWETVASPLVLDADALNMLAAAGTTVAAGAAASGGPAPAGEPLALWPRREAATVLTPHPGEMARLCGLSVREVQRDRIGLAREFAGRHGVVLVLKGAQTVVASPNGDVFVNTTGNAGMATGGTGDVLAGVIGGLLAQGLDAAAAAALGVYWHGAAGDRAAAGRTSPASLIASDIIEQL from the coding sequence ATGTATCTCGTCACATCGAAGGAAATGCGCGATATCGACCGCTATGCGATCGATGTCATCGGCATCCCCTCGCTCGTCCTGATGGAAAATGCCGGACGGGCGATCGCGGAGGAGGCCATTCGGCTTGCGGAAGCGGAGGGGGCGCGGGGCCGCCGCCCGCGCTGGCTCGTGCTGGCCGGCAAAGGAAACAACGGCGGGGACGGGGTCGTCTGCGCGCGGCGCCTGAACGAGCAAGGCTGGGAGACGCTCATCGTGTACGCGGAGGCTCCGGAAGGCTTCAAGGGCGAGGCGGCCGTTCAGCGCGACATCGCCGATCGGCTGCGGCTGCCCTCGGCCGTTTACGAGCCGGGGAAGCTGGAATGGGACCGCTTCGACGGCATCGTCGACGCGCTGCTCGGGACCGGCGCGACGGGCGAACCGCGGGAGCCGTACGCGTCGCTGATCCGGGAGGCGAACGCCAGCGGTTTGCCGATCGTGGCGGCGGACATTCCGAGCGGGCTGAACGCGGACACCGGCGAGGCGAACGAGCCGTGCATCCGGGCGGCCGTTACGGTCGCGCTCGCGATGGCGAAGCGCGGATTGCGGCTGCAGCCGGGGGCGGAGACGGCCGGAACCGTCGTCGTCCGGCCGATCGGCATTCCCGGCGATGCCGCGGCGCGGCAGGGCGTTCGCACGTTCGAGCTGAACGAAGAGACGCTGCGCCGAAAATTCGCGCTGTCGGGCGTGCCGCCGGTTCGCGCCGCGGATTCGCACAAGGGCACGTACGGACACGTGCTTGCGGTGGCGGGATCGCGCCGGATGAGCGGCGCGGGGCTGCTCTGCGCCAAAGCGGCGCTGCGCGCGGGCTGCGGCCTGCTCACGTGGGCGGTGCCCGAGGCGCTCGCGCTTCCGCTTGCCGGAGCGCTGCCGGAGGCGATGATCCGGGGCATCGCGGACGGCGGCAGCGGCGAATGGGGAGGCGCCGACGCGGATGACGCGCTGCTTGCCGCCGCCGGCAAGCAGGCGGTCGTCATCGGCCCGGGGCTCGGCCGATGGGAAGGCGACACCGGCTGGCTTCGCCGCTGGTGGGAAACCGTCGCGTCGCCGCTCGTCCTCGACGCCGACGCGCTCAACATGCTCGCCGCCGCCGGGACGACCGTCGCGGCCGGCGCGGCGGCAAGCGGCGGGCCGGCTCCGGCCGGGGAGCCGCTTGCCCTGTGGCCGCGGCGCGAAGCCGCGACCGTCCTGACGCCGCATCCCGGCGAAATGGCCCGGCTGTGCGGCTTGTCCGTGCGCGAGGTGCAGCGCGACCGGATCGGGCTGGCTCGCGAATTCGCGGGCCGGCACGGCGTCGTCCTCGTGCTGAAAGGCGCGCAAACGGTCGTCGCCTCGCCGAACGGAGACGTCTTCGTCAATACGACGGGCAACGCCGGCATGGCCACCGGCGGCACGGGCGACGTGCTCGCCGGCGTCATCGGCGGCCTGCTCGCGCAAGGCCTGGATGC